The Flavobacterium sp. 1 genome contains the following window.
ATCAATCCGGACGAATACAATGGTTTTGCATTTGGAATGGGAATTGAGCGTATCGCGATGTTACTGTACCAAATTGGCGACATCCGTATGTTTTATGAAAATGACGTGCGTTTCTTGGAGCAATTCAAATCCAGTATATAAAAAAGCTACAAGTGAATAGTGATTAGTAATTAGTTCTGCTTCTTACTAATCACTATTCACTTTTTACTAATCACTATATTATGAAATCTGACATCACCATCCCCGAAGTAGAAAACGTATTCCTTGCTGCCGTTCAAGAATGGAGCGACGATTTTATGGAAAAAGTATGGTATGCTTATTTAATAAACGACAGTGATTTTCAGCTCGACAGCGTTATGGTGGTTTCCAAAGCCTTTGGAACAATCGACGGAGAAATGAAAAAAACCTCTCTTTTGCGCCACGCTTTTATAGAAGTTCCAGCTGTTTCTGTTGTAAAAATCGAAATGATAGAAAAAAGCGTATTGGCACTCAACAATGAATTTATGGTGACTTATTTCATTGGAAACACTTTATACGACAAAAAATTTATTTTCAAAGCCAACAGCATCAATGAAACGAATGTTGAAGAAGTACCGCTTTTGTTTGTAGATGGAGTGATGGTAAAATAAGTATTCAGTGATTATATCTGAGTGAATCAAACAAAAAAGGCATTTTCTCAAATTAGAAAATGCCTTTTTTATAATTGAAAATCTGCGTTCTCAAATTCGCAGACTGCAATCTAATCAAGTTCCTCAGTCAGTTTTTTAAATACTGCTTTAGCTTCTTTTCCTTCGTACAAAATAGCATAAACAGCATCAATAATTGGTGTGCTTGCACCATAACCTTGATTAAGCTTGTAGGCGCTTTTTACGGCATAATAACCTTCGGCAACCATACTCATTTCCATTTGTGCCGATTTTACGGTATATCCTTTTCCAATCATATTTCCGAACATTCTGTTTCTCGAAAAAACAGAATAACCCGTAACCAGTAAATCTCCTAAATAGGCCGAATCATTGATATTACGTTTCATTTTATGCACTTTCTTGATGAATTTTTTCATCTCCCGAATCGCATTACTCATAATAACCGACTGGAAATTATCGCCATAACCCAATCCGTGCGCAATACCGGCTGCAATAGAATAAATGTTTTTTAGCATTGCAGCATATTCAGTTCCTATAATATCATCTGAAATTTTTGCCTTGATATAATTTCCGGATAAATTTTTGGCAACGATACTAGCCTTTTCTTGATCGCCACAAGCAATGGTTAAGTATGAAAGTCTCTCTAAAGCAACTTCTTCGGCGTGGCAAGGGCCTGTAATTACGCCAATATTGTAATAAGGAATATCGTATTTGTAATGAAAATGTTCCCCAACGATTAAACTGGTTTCGGGAACGATTCCTTTTATGGCAGAAAAAATTATTTTGTCTTTCAGGGAAACTGTTAGTTTTTCCAACTCGCTGTTTAAAAAAGCAGAAGGAATTGCAAATATGATGTAATCTGCATAAGCGACAGCTTCGTTGATATCGTTGGTAAGTTTTAGTTTTGTATTGTCAAACTCTACAGAGCTTAAATAGTTGGGATTGTGCTTGTGGTTTTTAATGTGTTCTATGGCAGCATCATTACGCATATACCATGAAATCTCAGGAAGATTTACACACAACATTTTGGCAATGGCAGTAGCCCAGCTTCCGCCACCAATCACTGCAAATTTTAAATTATCGGCCATTTTTTTATTAAATTTCACCAAAAGTACTTAAAATTTCACCAATAACACAAATTAATTTTCGTTGCAGGTCTTGAATTTATTGGACTTCCCAATGTTTTTGCTAAAAAAATAGATTATTAATATTTTTTTCTGATTTTATACAATATAAACACAACACTTACGTTGTAAGTCATTATAAATAAATTGTTTAGAATTTAAATATGAAGATTGAGTTAGTTAGTTTTGTTTTAGTATTTTAAAAAGGCGTTCTTATTGGTTACATGAACGCCTTTTTTTATGTCTAGTTTGGTACAGACTTAATAACTTGCCAAAACAATTTGTTTTACTTTTTCCAAAGTAATATTTTGTTTTTCTCCCAATGCTTTCCAGCCTCTTTTTTCAAAACGGTCTGCAATGAAGTCGGCAGTTTTTTCAATATTTTCAGCGTTTTCGGAAAGTGCAGTTTTCATTCCCATGCTGTGAAAGAAAGCTATCGTTTTTTCAATGGCTGCTGTGGCAATTTCGTCTTCGGTTCCTGTTAATTGAAACATGCGTTTTCCGTATTGTGCCAATTTGCCTTTTTTGGTTTCAAACATTACTTTATACAGGTTTGGACCTATTATAGCCAATGTTCTGGCATGATCAATTCCGTAAAGAGCTGTCAGTTCATGACCAATCATGTGGGTAGCCCAATCGCTTGGAACTCCTTTTTGAATCAGTCCGTTCAAAGCCATGGTACAGCTCCACATAAAGTTGGAAGCTAAAGCATAATCTTCTGGATTTTCAACA
Protein-coding sequences here:
- a CDS encoding NAD(P)H-dependent glycerol-3-phosphate dehydrogenase, which translates into the protein MADNLKFAVIGGGSWATAIAKMLCVNLPEISWYMRNDAAIEHIKNHKHNPNYLSSVEFDNTKLKLTNDINEAVAYADYIIFAIPSAFLNSELEKLTVSLKDKIIFSAIKGIVPETSLIVGEHFHYKYDIPYYNIGVITGPCHAEEVALERLSYLTIACGDQEKASIVAKNLSGNYIKAKISDDIIGTEYAAMLKNIYSIAAGIAHGLGYGDNFQSVIMSNAIREMKKFIKKVHKMKRNINDSAYLGDLLVTGYSVFSRNRMFGNMIGKGYTVKSAQMEMSMVAEGYYAVKSAYKLNQGYGASTPIIDAVYAILYEGKEAKAVFKKLTEELD